A part of Candidatus Electrothrix aestuarii genomic DNA contains:
- the trpE gene encoding anthranilate synthase component I — protein MYSPDLEAFSEMMEQAGLVPLYRTIVADLDTPLTIFAKVAEKEKHAFLFESMEGGEKWGRYSFIGLDPLLSFSSMGDAVTLRRADAADEEHREGVNPLDELRDLLASFNASTAPGLPRFYGGAVGFLGYDMIRFIEEIPDQHPPLDFPDSSFIVPRLVLIHDSVQQTLTVVCNVVPGTASADTAVLYQEACQRIENIIELIRSPLPTSLAKHTDGCAPHTFSSNMTEASFATMVERAKEYILAGDIIQVVLSQRFHAKTEIDPLLLYRSLRHINPSPYLFYVRLDDIILIGSSPEILVRLEDGEIELRPIAGTRKRGATPQEDKALEEELLADPKERAEHLMLVDLGRNDVGRVAAGGSVATGDLLVVEQYSHVMHIVSGVHGKLAEGKDQFDVLEACFPAGTVSGASKVRAMEIIEELEPERRGPYAGAVGYFGFSGNMDFCITIRTFLLKENDLWIQAGAGIVSDSVPEKEFEETVNKARGLRRAVELAEQGL, from the coding sequence ATGTATTCTCCAGACTTGGAAGCCTTTTCCGAGATGATGGAACAGGCAGGTCTTGTCCCCCTTTATCGGACGATTGTCGCAGATCTTGATACCCCTTTGACCATCTTTGCCAAGGTAGCGGAAAAGGAGAAGCACGCTTTTCTCTTTGAATCTATGGAGGGTGGAGAGAAGTGGGGGCGCTATTCTTTTATAGGCTTAGATCCGCTGCTGTCTTTTTCATCTATGGGAGACGCAGTGACCTTGCGCAGGGCGGATGCTGCGGATGAAGAGCACAGAGAGGGAGTGAATCCTCTGGATGAGCTGCGTGACCTACTGGCTTCCTTTAACGCCAGTACGGCACCGGGGCTGCCCCGTTTTTACGGGGGAGCCGTCGGGTTTCTCGGCTATGATATGATCCGTTTTATTGAAGAAATCCCGGATCAGCATCCACCTCTTGATTTTCCTGATTCCTCTTTTATTGTTCCCAGGCTGGTACTGATTCACGACTCGGTGCAACAGACCCTGACCGTGGTTTGCAATGTGGTTCCTGGCACAGCATCGGCAGATACTGCTGTGCTCTATCAGGAAGCCTGCCAGCGTATTGAGAATATTATTGAGTTGATCAGAAGTCCGCTACCGACTTCGTTGGCAAAACATACAGATGGTTGTGCCCCGCACACCTTCAGCTCCAACATGACTGAGGCCAGTTTTGCAACTATGGTCGAGCGGGCCAAGGAATACATCCTGGCCGGTGACATCATTCAGGTGGTGCTGTCCCAGCGTTTTCATGCCAAGACAGAGATTGATCCCCTGCTGCTTTATCGCTCTCTACGGCATATCAATCCCAGCCCCTACCTATTTTATGTCCGTTTGGATGATATTATCCTGATTGGCTCTTCTCCAGAGATTTTGGTGCGCCTGGAAGATGGCGAGATTGAACTCCGTCCCATTGCCGGAACCCGCAAGCGGGGAGCAACGCCACAGGAGGACAAGGCGTTGGAAGAGGAGTTACTCGCTGATCCCAAAGAACGGGCTGAGCATCTGATGTTGGTGGATCTGGGCCGTAATGATGTGGGCCGGGTGGCAGCAGGCGGCTCAGTGGCAACCGGTGATTTATTGGTTGTTGAGCAGTACAGCCATGTTATGCATATCGTCTCTGGTGTACACGGTAAGCTGGCTGAGGGCAAAGATCAGTTTGACGTGCTGGAGGCCTGTTTTCCGGCTGGTACTGTCAGTGGGGCATCCAAGGTTCGGGCAATGGAAATCATTGAGGAGCTGGAGCCGGAGCGGCGCGGTCCTTATGCCGGGGCGGTAGGCTATTTCGGATTTTCCGGTAATATGGATTTCTGTATCACCATCCGCACCTTTCTTTTGAAGGAGAATGATCTCTGGATTCAGGCCGGCGCAGGTATTGTGTCTGATTCTGTGCCGGAAAAAGAATTTGAGGAAACGGTCAATAAGGCCCGTGGCTTACGTCGGGCTGTAGAACTTGCTGAACAGGGGTTATAG
- a CDS encoding aminodeoxychorismate/anthranilate synthase component II, translating to MIVIIDNYDSFTFNIVQTLAAAPPGAPADWKQPDIRVFRNDKITVQEIADMAPDRLLISPGPCTPKEAGISVEAIQYFSGKIPILGVCLGHQSIGEAFGGKVIRAGRVMHGKTSPMHHDGRGVFYGLDNPFDGMRYHSLVVEESTLPDCLEATAHTDQGELMGIRHRTLDVEGVQFHPESIMTGVGPVLLHNFLREDYPALMRKG from the coding sequence GTGATTGTTATTATTGATAACTACGATTCGTTTACGTTTAATATCGTTCAAACTTTAGCTGCGGCTCCTCCGGGTGCGCCTGCGGACTGGAAGCAGCCTGACATCCGGGTCTTTCGCAACGATAAGATTACGGTGCAGGAAATTGCTGATATGGCACCGGACCGCTTGCTGATTTCCCCTGGTCCCTGCACCCCCAAGGAAGCGGGAATCTCTGTGGAGGCTATTCAGTATTTCAGCGGTAAGATTCCTATCCTCGGTGTTTGTCTTGGGCACCAATCCATCGGCGAGGCCTTTGGTGGTAAGGTAATCCGGGCGGGTAGGGTGATGCACGGCAAGACCAGTCCCATGCACCACGATGGTCGCGGGGTGTTCTACGGTCTGGATAATCCTTTTGACGGAATGCGCTATCATTCGTTGGTGGTGGAGGAATCCACTCTGCCGGATTGCCTTGAGGCCACAGCTCATACAGATCAAGGTGAGTTGATGGGTATACGCCATAGGACCCTGGATGTGGAGGGCGTGCAGTTTCATCCGGAGTCCATCATGACCGGTGTTGGGCCGGTGCTGCTCCATAATTTCCTGCGCGAGGATTATCCGGCCTTGATGCGGAAGGGGTGA
- a CDS encoding PD-(D/E)XK nuclease family transposase: MKKVASLKYGVVFKKAFCDPEIFTAFAQAMIGRPVSFDHVETEKEFDPPIGYVKPRFDLFAEDNEHRLIVDIQHARTNDHYDRFLYYHCAALLEQVASSKNYRPPLTVYTVVVLTSGDRHQRDIAVVDFDPRDLAGRPLREVSHKVIYLCPKYVSETTPEPYREWLRAIDDTLDEEVDESRYSEGVIQKLFEAIRRDHLSPEERARMIEEYHQEELQQTKFEEGAKEATRLVAKNLLRKGVTRELVAEATGLSVEEIAGLGEDGGSRL; encoded by the coding sequence ATGAAGAAAGTAGCATCTTTGAAATACGGTGTTGTTTTTAAGAAGGCCTTCTGCGACCCGGAGATTTTCACTGCCTTTGCCCAGGCTATGATCGGTCGGCCTGTCAGCTTTGACCATGTGGAGACAGAAAAGGAATTTGATCCACCCATTGGCTACGTCAAACCCCGCTTTGATCTCTTTGCGGAAGACAATGAGCATCGGCTTATTGTCGATATCCAACATGCCCGGACCAACGATCATTATGATCGTTTTCTCTATTATCATTGCGCGGCTCTGCTGGAACAGGTTGCAAGCTCTAAAAATTATCGTCCTCCCCTGACGGTGTATACTGTGGTTGTCCTCACCTCCGGTGACCGCCATCAGCGGGATATTGCAGTGGTTGATTTTGATCCCCGTGATCTGGCCGGGCGGCCGCTTCGGGAAGTTTCCCATAAGGTGATCTACCTCTGCCCGAAATACGTTTCTGAAACAACACCGGAGCCGTATCGGGAATGGTTACGGGCTATTGATGACACCTTGGATGAAGAGGTGGATGAGAGCCGGTATAGTGAAGGGGTTATTCAGAAGCTGTTTGAGGCCATCCGGCGGGATCATTTGTCACCGGAGGAACGGGCCAGGATGATTGAGGAGTATCACCAGGAGGAGCTTCAGCAGACGAAATTTGAGGAAGGGGCCAAGGAGGCAACGCGACTTGTTGCAAAGAATTTGCTGCGGAAAGGTGTTACTCGTGAGCTTGTGGCTGAGGCTACTGGTTTGTCGGTGGAGGAGATTGCGGGGTTGGGGGAAGATGGGGGGAGCCGTCTGTGA
- a CDS encoding ABC-three component system protein, producing the protein MKSHAEKTTSADKSIGFDYQYYYFLYRVLKLGKNESVGLEVKDDVHSDLDNDHQLLVQVKHTVKRRADGKAKNLTTFDSDLWKTLSNWSKVISDETVGRGTIEEQFDFILKSEFMLVTNKSYNNRCEFFSILSEIKGAKERIEHLKSKTEDKIITDYINDVLALDDNVLERFLDKVRLELEVDEIIERCKDAIVEHHVDQKRVEQLFRDLDSRIRQDNFITIRSGEKIVITFKDFHEKYRRYFDIARSVDLKISQYHKELPAKLEEQTFIKQLVDIGDIELTDIGEMAKFTASLLTVQSNVARWLQEGELTSEEIDEFDREATLRWENKFRSVYRRAKNKDIEELALEVLDEMRQQILNIGDQQLGTDFSNGEYYLLSDYPKIGWQKNWDSKYK; encoded by the coding sequence ATGAAATCGCATGCTGAAAAAACGACCTCTGCAGACAAGTCTATCGGCTTTGATTATCAGTACTACTATTTTTTGTATAGGGTTTTGAAGTTGGGGAAAAATGAGTCCGTTGGGCTTGAGGTCAAAGATGATGTTCATTCAGATTTAGACAATGACCACCAATTGTTAGTACAAGTTAAGCACACTGTTAAACGTCGTGCTGATGGTAAAGCAAAAAATCTTACTACCTTTGATTCAGATCTTTGGAAAACTTTATCCAACTGGAGCAAAGTTATTTCAGATGAAACTGTTGGAAGAGGAACTATCGAGGAACAGTTTGATTTTATTTTAAAATCAGAGTTCATGTTGGTGACAAATAAGTCGTATAATAACCGATGCGAATTCTTCAGTATTCTCTCAGAGATAAAGGGTGCAAAAGAAAGAATTGAGCATCTCAAGTCGAAAACCGAGGACAAAATCATTACGGACTATATAAATGATGTTCTTGCGCTTGATGACAATGTCTTAGAGAGATTTTTAGATAAGGTTCGATTAGAGCTTGAAGTTGATGAGATTATCGAACGGTGCAAAGATGCTATAGTTGAGCATCATGTTGACCAAAAGAGAGTTGAACAACTTTTTAGAGATTTGGATTCCCGAATTAGGCAGGACAATTTTATAACCATTCGTTCTGGAGAAAAAATTGTTATAACCTTTAAAGATTTTCATGAAAAGTACCGGCGTTATTTTGATATCGCCCGTAGTGTTGACTTGAAAATTAGCCAATATCATAAAGAATTACCTGCCAAGCTTGAAGAACAGACTTTTATTAAACAGCTTGTCGATATTGGAGATATTGAATTGACTGATATTGGAGAGATGGCGAAGTTTACAGCGTCTCTGTTGACTGTCCAGTCTAACGTCGCACGTTGGTTACAAGAAGGAGAGCTTACGTCTGAAGAAATTGATGAGTTCGATAGGGAAGCAACGTTGAGATGGGAAAATAAGTTCCGCTCAGTTTATCGACGGGCAAAAAATAAAGATATAGAGGAATTGGCTCTTGAAGTCCTTGATGAAATGCGACAACAGATACTTAATATTGGGGATCAGCAGTTAGGGACAGATTTTAGTAATGGTGAATATTATCTCTTGTCTGATTATCCAAAAATCGGATGGCAAAAAAACTGGGACAGTAAGTATAAATGA
- a CDS encoding three component ABC system middle component yields the protein MNGRLFNNIGVCSLAIAFVVQHLDRLTLAKALLIIPLITNAELLKYLARKTTKNQTIEQLIVKKPKCFSNFNARYYDALLVSINSIQLLVEIGLLELVDGKIITTERLNYDKSMGKRAEKIFKASSNLADLVNSDIEDLYINLRVQL from the coding sequence ATGAATGGGCGTCTTTTTAATAATATAGGCGTATGCTCTCTGGCTATTGCTTTTGTAGTACAACATCTAGACCGACTTACTCTTGCTAAAGCCTTGTTGATAATTCCTCTCATAACGAATGCTGAACTTCTGAAATATTTAGCACGTAAAACTACAAAAAATCAAACTATAGAGCAGCTTATCGTCAAGAAACCAAAATGTTTTTCTAATTTTAACGCAAGATATTATGATGCTCTTTTAGTATCAATAAATTCAATTCAGCTTCTTGTTGAAATCGGTTTACTTGAATTGGTTGATGGAAAAATCATTACAACTGAAAGGCTTAATTACGACAAATCAATGGGCAAGAGGGCAGAAAAGATATTCAAAGCATCATCAAATCTAGCTGATCTTGTCAACTCAGATATAGAAGATCTTTATATAAATTTGAGAGTCCAGTTATGA
- a CDS encoding DUF3732 domain-containing protein, with translation MIFDFEKLILWFKDGKKRDLTFQPNKVNVITGESGTGKSAILQIIDYCFFASHSKISESRINENVNWYGITFHINDKKYTICRSSLSEGKVTDNYYFSSSGNVPESPEVNSDEKTIKSLLETEFGIDRNVRIPFGGKLLKAGSRISLRYFLMFTTISEDIITNSSVFFDKQNESRYREALPRIFDIAVGIDDIENVLRKEEKQKLVSEKKKLERRQNRVSAQRDDFLTELGGIIRRAKEYGLISADLKLEDAVSVLSKTLTEFSSSLTDTPSDEYSQLKKESYHHAGVVRNLKRLQHEYSDYKKSLKQVEDSLKPVSFLRSKKDELIKTSIYEELIEALESDLKSLKKDITKRAPIDINISDLICEHERKLLEVTEKINALPQDVSTFNNDKEKYFFMGELKAKLELYNETPQYGVLETHPSLDDLQDQIDELQVADTGEKREMFIKFLEELIQKYFSFVDSTLENYSDYHPVFDYTKKALLLRKPYTDFIENVGSSSNHMFLHLFLFLGLHEAIQRKNAPFVPSYLVIDQPSRPYWGDGKKKKEKLDHGDEAKVRKAFELLDIFVNQVVVKLNKNCQLIVFEHVPPSTWEGLEHVHLVEEFLNGNALVPEKYQQK, from the coding sequence ATGATCTTCGATTTTGAAAAGTTGATTCTATGGTTTAAAGATGGGAAAAAGCGTGATCTGACGTTCCAGCCAAATAAGGTTAACGTTATTACTGGCGAGAGTGGAACAGGGAAGTCTGCTATTCTACAGATTATTGACTATTGTTTTTTTGCAAGTCATTCAAAAATATCCGAAAGCAGAATCAATGAAAATGTAAATTGGTATGGAATTACTTTTCATATTAATGATAAGAAGTACACGATTTGTAGAAGTTCTCTTTCTGAAGGAAAAGTAACTGATAACTATTATTTTTCTTCTTCTGGAAATGTTCCAGAATCCCCAGAAGTAAATTCAGATGAAAAGACTATAAAATCACTACTGGAAACAGAGTTTGGAATAGATCGTAACGTTCGAATTCCATTTGGAGGTAAACTTCTTAAAGCTGGGTCAAGGATTTCGTTAAGATATTTTTTGATGTTTACAACGATATCTGAGGATATCATAACCAATAGTAGCGTGTTTTTCGATAAGCAAAATGAATCTCGATATAGAGAAGCTTTGCCAAGAATTTTCGATATCGCAGTTGGTATTGATGATATTGAAAACGTCTTGAGAAAAGAAGAAAAGCAAAAATTGGTATCTGAAAAAAAGAAACTGGAACGGAGACAAAACAGGGTTTCGGCCCAACGAGATGACTTCTTAACAGAATTAGGGGGCATCATAAGGAGAGCTAAGGAATATGGGCTTATCTCGGCTGATCTCAAATTGGAGGACGCTGTATCTGTTCTTAGCAAGACGTTAACAGAGTTCTCGTCAAGTTTGACCGACACTCCTTCTGATGAGTATAGTCAGTTAAAAAAGGAATCTTATCATCATGCTGGAGTTGTTAGAAACCTAAAGAGACTTCAACATGAGTACAGTGATTATAAGAAGTCCCTTAAGCAAGTTGAAGACAGTCTCAAACCAGTATCATTTTTACGAAGTAAGAAAGATGAGTTGATCAAAACATCAATATATGAGGAGTTGATAGAGGCATTAGAGTCCGACCTGAAATCATTAAAAAAAGATATTACAAAGCGGGCACCAATTGATATAAATATATCAGATTTGATTTGTGAACATGAACGGAAACTTTTAGAAGTCACTGAAAAAATAAACGCACTCCCGCAGGATGTTTCAACCTTCAATAATGACAAAGAAAAGTATTTTTTTATGGGGGAATTGAAAGCCAAACTGGAACTTTATAATGAAACACCGCAATATGGTGTATTAGAAACCCACCCCTCATTAGATGATCTACAGGATCAGATAGATGAGCTTCAAGTGGCTGATACAGGAGAGAAAAGAGAGATGTTTATTAAGTTCCTTGAGGAGCTAATTCAAAAATATTTTTCTTTTGTCGATAGTACCTTGGAAAATTACAGCGATTATCATCCTGTTTTTGATTATACCAAAAAGGCATTGTTACTTCGAAAACCTTATACTGATTTTATTGAAAACGTTGGTAGTAGTTCTAATCATATGTTTTTGCATTTATTTCTCTTTCTTGGGTTGCATGAAGCAATTCAGAGAAAAAATGCTCCTTTCGTACCATCCTACCTCGTCATAGACCAACCTAGCCGTCCGTATTGGGGGGACGGAAAAAAGAAAAAAGAAAAACTTGATCATGGTGATGAGGCAAAAGTAAGAAAAGCTTTTGAGCTATTAGATATCTTTGTAAATCAAGTTGTTGTTAAACTGAATAAAAATTGTCAGTTAATAGTCTTCGAACATGTTCCACCTAGTACATGGGAAGGGCTGGAGCATGTTCACCTCGTGGAGGAATTTTTGAATGGAAATGCTCTTGTCCCAGAGAAATACCAACAAAAATAA
- a CDS encoding Rpn family recombination-promoting nuclease/putative transposase: protein MPTRKLVSFDWAMKKLLRSKANFDILEGFLSELLKEDIHILEILESESNKEEQQDKFNRVDLKVRNQDNELVIIEVQYDRELDYLQRILFSTAKVITEHLSEGDPYSSVSKVISVNILYFDLGQGTDYVYHGSTSFQGIHNQDILQLSESQKKMYQKKEVHLIFPEYYLIKINSFDDIAKDSLDEWIYFLKNEEIKEEFRAKGLEKAKHELDIMKLPEKEQRAYERYRDNLHYQASMFETSYTAAILEGRREGLLEGKLEGLKEGKLEGLKEGKLEGIKEGKQKGIKEGEKKKAMQIARKLLTTGGLDVQSIAAMTELSEEEVNALKNKEENI from the coding sequence ATGCCAACCCGAAAACTCGTCAGTTTTGACTGGGCCATGAAAAAGCTCCTGCGGAGCAAGGCCAACTTTGACATCCTGGAAGGGTTCCTCAGCGAACTCCTGAAAGAGGATATCCACATCCTGGAGATCCTGGAAAGCGAAAGCAATAAGGAGGAACAACAGGACAAGTTCAACCGGGTGGATCTGAAGGTCAGAAACCAGGACAATGAGCTGGTCATCATTGAGGTGCAGTATGACCGCGAGCTTGATTACCTCCAACGTATTCTCTTCAGTACTGCCAAGGTCATCACCGAACACCTCAGTGAGGGCGATCCGTATTCCTCTGTGTCTAAGGTGATTTCTGTCAATATTCTTTATTTCGATCTCGGCCAGGGCACAGATTATGTCTATCATGGCTCAACATCTTTTCAGGGTATTCATAATCAGGATATCCTTCAGCTCTCGGAAAGCCAGAAAAAGATGTATCAGAAAAAAGAGGTGCATCTGATTTTTCCTGAATACTATCTCATCAAAATTAATAGCTTTGATGATATTGCCAAGGACAGCCTGGACGAGTGGATCTATTTTCTCAAAAATGAGGAGATTAAAGAGGAGTTTCGGGCCAAGGGGCTGGAAAAGGCCAAGCATGAACTGGACATTATGAAGCTCCCTGAAAAGGAACAGCGGGCCTATGAACGCTATCGGGATAACCTCCATTATCAGGCCAGCATGTTTGAGACGTCCTATACGGCTGCTATCCTGGAAGGGCGAAGAGAAGGTTTGCTTGAGGGAAAGCTGGAAGGCCTGAAGGAAGGGAAGCTGGAAGGCCTGAAGGAAGGTAAGCTGGAAGGAATCAAGGAAGGGAAGCAAAAAGGTATAAAGGAAGGCGAGAAGAAGAAAGCCATGCAGATTGCCCGCAAACTTCTTACAACAGGTGGGTTGGATGTCCAGAGTATCGCAGCTATGACAGAGTTGAGTGAAGAAGAGGTAAACGCATTGAAAAATAAAGAGGAAAATATATGA
- a CDS encoding lipoprotein-releasing ABC transporter permease subunit, whose amino-acid sequence MSFERFVSFRYLRAKRKQKFISLISVISVLGVAVGVMALIVVLSVYTGFTEGLRDQIIGINAHVMIHRPGSGIADPQQLKQDVESVNGVQAATPNIYAQALITSGQYSSGIAVRGIDPATAGRVFNLEAKMVSGRLIDLADTFGLPLIFLGQELAAQLRVDMGWKIRLLSPNGTLTPMGVLPKVQTCVVGGIFATGMYEYDSTIGFVNLETARRLVGIDSDGVQSLELRVADIDKADAVAEAVRQHIGPSYLVRDWKQANQNLFAALKLEKIGIFIALALIILVASLNIISALVMVVMEKNKDIAILKSMGAKTGSIMRIFFYQGAVIGITGTVLGVGAGLGLCSLLKRYKIIELPRNVYPMSTMPIKVVPEDIAVVAIVAVLITLLATLYPSWKASRVRPADALTYE is encoded by the coding sequence ATGTCCTTTGAACGTTTTGTCAGCTTCCGCTATTTACGAGCCAAGCGCAAACAAAAATTTATTTCCCTCATCTCGGTTATCTCCGTACTCGGAGTCGCTGTCGGGGTAATGGCCCTGATCGTGGTGCTCTCCGTCTATACCGGTTTTACCGAGGGGCTACGGGATCAGATTATCGGCATCAATGCCCATGTTATGATCCATCGACCAGGCAGTGGGATTGCTGATCCTCAGCAACTGAAACAGGATGTCGAATCGGTCAATGGGGTCCAGGCTGCTACCCCGAATATCTACGCTCAGGCCTTGATCACCTCGGGGCAATATTCATCAGGCATAGCGGTGCGCGGGATTGATCCTGCTACTGCGGGTCGGGTTTTTAACCTGGAAGCCAAGATGGTCAGCGGTCGTTTAATTGACTTGGCTGATACTTTCGGACTTCCTCTCATTTTCCTTGGTCAGGAGCTGGCAGCGCAGCTGCGAGTGGATATGGGCTGGAAGATTCGCCTGCTTTCACCGAATGGAACGCTCACACCTATGGGGGTACTGCCCAAGGTGCAGACCTGCGTGGTTGGCGGGATCTTTGCCACGGGTATGTATGAGTACGATTCCACCATCGGTTTTGTCAATCTGGAGACCGCGCGTCGACTGGTCGGGATAGACAGTGACGGGGTGCAGAGCCTTGAGTTACGGGTGGCTGATATTGACAAGGCTGATGCCGTGGCTGAGGCGGTGCGGCAGCATATCGGGCCTTCTTATCTGGTGCGGGATTGGAAACAGGCCAATCAAAATCTCTTTGCCGCCCTGAAGCTGGAGAAAATCGGGATTTTTATCGCCTTGGCATTGATTATTTTGGTGGCCTCCCTGAATATTATCAGCGCCCTGGTCATGGTGGTGATGGAGAAAAATAAGGATATTGCCATCCTTAAATCTATGGGGGCCAAGACAGGCTCTATCATGCGTATTTTTTTCTATCAGGGGGCGGTGATCGGCATAACCGGTACCGTACTCGGAGTGGGAGCAGGCTTGGGCCTTTGTTCGCTGCTCAAGCGCTATAAGATTATCGAATTGCCCCGCAATGTTTACCCCATGTCCACCATGCCGATCAAGGTGGTTCCTGAGGATATAGCCGTGGTCGCAATTGTCGCTGTCCTGATCACCCTGCTTGCAACCCTTTACCCCTCCTGGAAGGCATCCAGGGTCCGGCCAGCAGATGCCCTGACCTATGAGTAA
- a CDS encoding ABC transporter ATP-binding protein, whose protein sequence is MKKEGNLLLQAVNIHKSYGSEDNPVQVLRRVNLEITPGEMLAIVGASGSGKTTLLQILGSLDVPDKGGLWFTGQDLTGFSENRLATHRNKNIGFIFQFHYLLPEFSALENVMMPGLISGLAEKDLLEDAHQLLKQVGLGHRIKHRSGELSGGEQQRVALARALIMRPTLLLADEPTGNLDSASGQQVFALLTELCQTRSMSVVMVTHNMELAEAMDRCLTLKDGRLE, encoded by the coding sequence ATGAAGAAAGAAGGAAATCTCCTCCTTCAGGCTGTTAATATCCATAAGAGCTACGGATCCGAGGATAATCCGGTTCAGGTCCTGCGCCGGGTGAATCTGGAAATCACGCCCGGAGAAATGCTGGCCATTGTCGGTGCCTCAGGGTCCGGGAAGACCACCCTGCTCCAGATTCTGGGTAGCCTTGATGTCCCGGATAAGGGTGGCCTTTGGTTCACAGGTCAGGACCTGACAGGTTTTTCAGAAAATCGTCTGGCCACGCACCGGAATAAAAATATCGGGTTTATCTTTCAGTTTCATTATCTTCTCCCGGAATTTTCCGCCCTGGAGAATGTTATGATGCCTGGTTTGATTTCCGGTCTGGCAGAGAAAGATCTGCTGGAGGATGCGCATCAGCTCCTCAAGCAGGTGGGGCTGGGGCACCGCATCAAGCATCGTAGTGGTGAGCTGTCCGGTGGAGAGCAACAACGGGTGGCCCTGGCCAGGGCGCTTATTATGCGCCCCACGCTTCTGCTGGCTGATGAGCCCACCGGAAATCTGGATTCGGCCAGTGGGCAACAGGTTTTTGCCTTGCTGACGGAGTTATGCCAGACCCGCTCTATGTCCGTGGTCATGGTGACCCATAATATGGAATTGGCTGAGGCGATGGACCGCTGCCTTACTCTGAAAGACGGAAGGCTGGAGTAA